The Deltaproteobacteria bacterium genome includes a region encoding these proteins:
- a CDS encoding flotillin family protein: MGLELWIYPIVAVVVLFVVTALFLASRYRRCSSDMILVVFGKVGKGQSAKCLHGGGTLVWPLIQDYAYMSLTPITMSIPLTKALSRQNIRVNVPSTFTVGISIDPEVMNNAAERLLNLKQGEIEEMAREIIFGQLRLTVASLSIEEINQDRERFLDAIRTNVSPELNKIGLYLINVNITDITDESEYIESIGKKAASEAVNQAKIDVAVQDKSGAIGQSDAVREQEIRVAENLAAAEKGKKQAEADKRVYVQAQETRAKVGEADALRVMEIKVAENEAGSDKGRKKAEADKRIYLAQQEAEAVTGENDAKVLMADSNAALAVKQAEALRVGEVAKRVAMAEIQKSQYAVEQTRLMAEVVAAEEVERKKIEIAAGATAEKARLEAQGEADAILLQYEAEAKGIRQVLDSKAAGYQSLIQSCNGDAKAAATLLMTEKIVEIVQAQVEAIKGVKIDKITVWDSASSGEKTATANFLSGLIKSLPPLHDVASMAGVELPQYLGEMIVDKKNKES, encoded by the coding sequence ATGGGCCTGGAATTGTGGATTTACCCCATCGTTGCGGTGGTGGTGCTTTTCGTGGTGACCGCGCTCTTTCTGGCGTCGCGCTACCGCAGGTGCTCGTCGGACATGATCCTTGTGGTCTTCGGCAAGGTGGGCAAGGGCCAGTCCGCCAAGTGCCTCCACGGCGGCGGAACCCTGGTGTGGCCCCTCATCCAGGATTACGCCTACATGAGCCTCACCCCCATCACCATGAGCATCCCGCTCACCAAGGCCCTTTCCCGCCAGAACATCAGGGTCAACGTGCCATCCACCTTCACCGTGGGCATCTCCATCGACCCGGAGGTGATGAACAACGCGGCGGAGCGCCTCTTGAATCTCAAGCAGGGCGAAATCGAGGAAATGGCCAGGGAAATCATCTTCGGCCAGCTTCGGCTAACGGTGGCATCCCTTTCCATCGAGGAGATCAACCAGGACCGCGAGCGCTTCCTGGACGCCATCCGCACCAACGTTTCGCCCGAATTGAACAAGATCGGCCTCTACCTCATCAACGTCAACATAACGGACATAACGGATGAGAGCGAGTACATCGAGAGCATCGGCAAGAAGGCTGCGTCCGAGGCCGTGAACCAGGCCAAGATCGACGTGGCGGTTCAGGACAAGTCGGGTGCCATAGGCCAGTCCGACGCGGTGCGCGAGCAGGAAATAAGGGTGGCCGAAAACCTGGCAGCAGCGGAAAAAGGCAAGAAGCAGGCCGAGGCCGACAAGCGCGTTTACGTACAGGCCCAGGAAACCAGGGCCAAGGTGGGCGAGGCCGACGCCCTTCGGGTGATGGAAATCAAGGTCGCCGAAAACGAGGCGGGCAGCGACAAGGGCCGCAAAAAGGCCGAAGCCGACAAACGCATCTACCTCGCCCAGCAGGAGGCCGAGGCCGTCACCGGCGAAAACGACGCCAAGGTGCTCATGGCCGACTCCAACGCGGCCCTGGCCGTGAAACAGGCCGAAGCCTTAAGGGTCGGCGAAGTGGCCAAGCGCGTGGCAATGGCCGAAATCCAGAAATCCCAGTACGCTGTGGAACAGACACGGCTCATGGCCGAGGTGGTGGCCGCCGAGGAAGTGGAGCGGAAAAAGATCGAGATCGCGGCAGGCGCAACCGCCGAAAAGGCCCGCCTGGAAGCCCAGGGCGAGGCTGATGCCATCCTTCTCCAATACGAGGCCGAGGCCAAGGGCATACGCCAGGTCCTGGACAGCAAGGCGGCAGGTTACCAGTCACTCATCCAGAGCTGCAACGGCGACGCCAAGGCGGCTGCCACCCTTTTGATGACGGAAAAGATCGTGGAAATAGTCCAGGCCCAGGTGGAGGCAATCAAGGGCGTGAAGATCGACAAGATCACGGTCTGGGACTCGGCTTCAAGCGGCGAAAAGACCGCCACGGCCAATTTCCTTTCCGGCCTCATCAAGAGCCTTCCGCCCCTGCACGACGTGGCTTCAATGGCGGGCGTGGAGCTTCCCCAGTATCTCGGTGAAATGATCGTGGACAAAAAAAACAAGGAATCTTAG
- a CDS encoding formylglycine-generating enzyme family protein — protein MTASAKKKLAVLLLAVAAAIAGVMVFRQVLGTSGKTGESAVPRVTTSVLTLGDGVGLTLARVGGGRFFMGAGDKEPGAEADERPLHEVSVSPFWLGATEVTVAQFAVFVKQSGYGPAKHGAVRSLAVGPQGLLIEDPGGHSWQDPGFRQEPDHPVVFVTHFDATAFCLWLSEKTGVEFSLPTEAQWECAARAGTSSSWHWGDAPEGGRGFINGPDITARKTFPLFGEIFEFEDGFVRTAPVMSFSPNPAGLYDMHGNAAEWCADWFDPSWYSKNPEKGTKGPERGVFRVFRGGSWAGIPESTRSAARAAHFPAVRSNDIGFRVACEKLPPEAAPGPAARPSSGRALPESAALSKKAGAP, from the coding sequence ATGACCGCAAGCGCGAAAAAAAAGCTGGCCGTGCTCCTGCTGGCCGTGGCTGCGGCCATTGCGGGCGTGATGGTTTTCCGGCAGGTCTTGGGCACGTCCGGGAAAACGGGCGAGTCCGCCGTCCCAAGGGTCACGACCTCGGTCCTAACCCTTGGGGACGGGGTTGGCTTAACCCTGGCCCGTGTCGGCGGCGGCCGGTTTTTCATGGGGGCTGGCGACAAGGAGCCGGGGGCGGAGGCGGACGAGAGGCCCCTGCACGAGGTCTCGGTCTCCCCCTTCTGGCTGGGCGCAACCGAGGTCACGGTGGCCCAATTTGCCGTTTTCGTGAAACAGAGCGGCTACGGGCCTGCAAAGCACGGAGCGGTGCGGAGCCTGGCCGTGGGGCCCCAGGGGCTTTTGATAGAGGATCCGGGCGGGCACTCTTGGCAGGACCCCGGTTTCCGCCAGGAGCCCGACCATCCGGTGGTCTTCGTCACCCATTTCGACGCAACTGCCTTCTGCCTGTGGCTCTCCGAAAAAACCGGCGTGGAGTTCTCGCTTCCCACCGAGGCCCAGTGGGAGTGCGCGGCCAGGGCCGGGACCAGCTCTTCCTGGCACTGGGGCGATGCACCCGAAGGCGGCAGGGGCTTCATCAACGGCCCGGACATCACGGCCCGGAAGACCTTTCCCCTGTTCGGCGAAATTTTTGAGTTCGAGGACGGATTTGTCCGCACAGCGCCGGTGATGAGCTTTTCGCCCAACCCAGCGGGCCTTTACGACATGCACGGCAACGCCGCCGAATGGTGCGCGGACTGGTTCGATCCGTCCTGGTACTCCAAAAACCCGGAAAAAGGCACGAAAGGCCCCGAACGCGGGGTTTTCCGTGTTTTTCGGGGGGGCTCGTGGGCGGGAATACCGGAATCAACGCGCTCGGCGGCCAGGGCCGCGCATTTTCCGGCGGTGCGGTCGAACGACATAGGATTCCGCGTGGCCTGTGAAAAGCTGCCGCCGGAGGCCGCGCCCGGCCCTGCCGCAAGGCCATCGTCCGGGAGAGCCTTGCCGGAATCGGCGGCCTTATCGAAAAAGGCCGGTGCCCCATGA